The following are from one region of the Nicotiana tabacum cultivar K326 chromosome 3, ASM71507v2, whole genome shotgun sequence genome:
- the LOC107775538 gene encoding anthocyanidin 3-O-glucosyltransferase 5-like, whose translation MSSSQRLHVGILSSPGLGHIIPVIVLGNHLATHHNVSVTVFVITSGSSLAEKELLKSANKSKLIDIVEIPAVDISNLIDANTKMVTQLCVLVRESLPLVKSVIFAKKHILDALIVDLFCTEALPIAKEFGLPNYVYIPTNAWFTALTVYCQILDKEIEGQYVDQDEPLKIPGCKPVRPEDVVDPMLDRNDQQYSEYMRVLGLGFCLSDGILMNTWEDAEPGSLKALRENETLKAIVKSTIYPIGPLCRRDEQIIDGSDDRNFVLKWLDEQTSESVLYVSFGSGGTLSSKQLTEIAFGMELSQQKFIWIVRPPSEVGADKSFFTTGKEGDDAPKYLPEGFLTRTQDYGLVVEMWADQGRILSHPSVGGFLTHCGWNSNIESITNGVPMIAWPLYAEQRQNATILTEELGVAVRPKVLPTKKVVEREEIEKLVRTVMHYKEGKELRENVKKLKMGAEKALSVGGSSHNSMCEVLKDIEKRIHILLQEKHV comes from the coding sequence ATGAGTAGCTCACAACGACTTCATGTTGGTATTCTCTCAAGTCCAGGCTTAGGCCACATCATCCCCGTCATTGTCCTCGGCAACCACCTCGCCACCCACCACAACGTCTCCGTCACCGTATTCGTCATCACCTCCGGCAGCTCTCTGGCGGAAAAAGAGCTTCTCAAATCCGCCAATAAATCAAAGTTGATCGATATAGTTGAAATACCAGCGGTGGATATCTCTAACCTTATTGATGCGAATACCAAAATGGTCACCCAACTTTGCGTACTTGTTCGTGAAAGTTTACCTCTTGTTAAGTCTGTAATATTTGCTAAGAAGCATATTTTGGACGCTCTCATCGTTGATCTTTTCTGCACTGAAGCCTTGCCAATTGCCAAAGAATTTGGGTTACCAAACTATGTTTATATTCCAACTAATGCGTGGTTTACAGCTTTGACTGTGTACTGTCAAATTCTTGACAAAGAAATTGAGGGTCAATATGTTGATCAGGACGAACCGTTGAAAATTCCGGGTTGCAAACCGGTTCGACCGGAAGATGTGGTTGACCCAATGCTGGACCGGAATGATCAGCAGTATAGCGAGTACATGAGAGTACTAGGGCTTGGATTCTGTTTATCGGATGGGATATTAATGAACACGTGGGAAGATGCTGAGCCCGGTTCACTCAAAGCGCTCAGAGAAAATGAAACATTGAAAGCAATCGTGAAGTCAACGATTTATCCAATTGGACCATTATGTAGACGTGACGAACAAATCATAGATGGGAGTGATGATAGGAATTTTGTCCTTAAATGGTTGGATGAACAAACTTCCGAGTCAGTTTTGTATGTGTCTTTTGGAAGTGGTGGAACTCTTTCATCGAAACAGTTAACTGAGATAGCTTTTGGGATGGAATTAAGTCAACAGAAATTTATTTGGATAGTGAGGCCACCGTCCGAGGTTGGTGCAGACAAGTCATTTTTCACAACGGGGAAAGAGGGCGATGACGCACCGAAATACTTGCCTGAAGGTTTTCTAACACGAACACAAGATTATGGGTTGGTGGTCGAGATGTGGGCTGATCAAGGTAGAATTTTGAGTCACCCATCCGTTGGGGGATTTTTGACACACTGTGGATGGAATTCGAACATTGAGAGTATAACAAATGGTGTACCAATGATTGCATGGCCGCTATACGCTGAACAGAGACAAAACGCCACTATACTTACGGAGGAACTCGGGGTAGCTGTTCGACCAAAGGTGTTGCCAACGAAGAAAGTGGTGGAAAGGGAGGAAATAGAGAAACTAGTGAGAACGGTAATGCAttataaagaaggaaaagaactgAGGGAAAATGTGAAGAAACTGAAGATGGGTGCTGAAAAAGCACTAAGTGTAGGAGGCTCCTCTCATAATTCAATGTGTGAAGTCCTCAAAGACATTGAGAAGAGAATCCATATATTGTTACAAGAAAAGCATGTCTGA